A window of Planctomycetota bacterium genomic DNA:
TCACACCGTGGACTTTACCAACACGATCATTGTCATGACGTCGAACGTCGGCAGCCAAGAGATCCAGGAAATCACTCGCGGCGGCGGCACCGACGACGACGTGCGGCAAGCCGTCAAGGCGCAGCTTTCGATGCGATTCCTGCCCGAGTTCCTGAACCGGATCGACGAGACAATTGTGTTCCACCCGCTGAACCGCGAGCAGACCCGCAAGATCGCGCAGCTCCAGGTCCATCACCTGGCGCGTCAACTCGAGGCGCAGGAACTGCAACTTGACGTGACAACTCGCGCGCTCGATGCCTTGGCCACCGAGGGGTACGACCCCACCTATGGTGCGCGACCGCTGAAGCGCGTGGTTCAGCAACGGCTGCAGAACCCGCTGGCCACCGAGATTCTCCGCGGGCATTTCCCGTCGGGCAGCACGGTGCGGGTCGATTTCCGCGACGACGAGTTCCTCTTCGAGCGAATCGCCGAGGCCGAAGTCGTCGGCGCCGAAGCTTAGCGACACTCACACGATGTGCTCAGGTCTGGGTGGCACGCCCGTCCTTCGGGCGTGGGGAAGCATGCACCAGGCCTCGATGCTTCATTAGCGGTTCACCACGCCCTGCGCTGCGCTTGGGACGTGCCACCCGATGAAATGATCGAGCGCCTTCCCTAGCCGCGCGGCGCATTGCCGGACCTTGTGCGGTCGGCGGCAAGCGATTATGACTGCTCAACTTGCGGACCGTCTGTTAGGATTCGTGTGCCATGAACATTCGCGAAGAACTCGACAAAAAACTCGACCGCTACGAGGAAATCGACCGGCTGTTGATCGATCCGGCGGTGTTGAGCGACTCGAACAAGCTGGCGGCCCTGTCGCGCGAGCGCGGCTCGCTGAACAAGGTGGCCAGCAAGTACAAGCGGTTCAAAGACCTGGTCCAGCAGATTGCCGAGGCCAACGAGATGGTGGCCGGCGGCGACAAGGACTTGCGCGAGCTCGCCGAGGCCGAGTTGCCCGGGCTGCGCGACGAGCGCGAAGCCCTGTGGAACGAGCTACTCGAAATGACCGCCGGCGGCGATGACGCCAACCGGACGCGGTGCGTGTTCGAAATCCGCGCCGGCACCGGCGGCGAGGAGGCCGGCCTGTGGGCGCGCGACCTGTACGACATGTACAAGAAGTACATCGAAGCGAACGGCTGGAAGGTCGAAATCCTGGACATGAACGCCACGGAACTCGGCGGCTTCAAGCAACTGGTGCTGGGCATCTCGGGCGAGGGAAGCTACCGGGTGCTGCAATACGAAAGCGGCGGCCACCGCGTGCAGCGCGTGCCCGAGACCGAAGCCAAAGGCCGCCTGCAAACGTCGATGGCCACGGTGGCGGTCATGCCCGAGCCGGAAGACGTCGAAATCGATCTCAAGCCGGACGACTATCGCAAGGACTTGTTCTGTGCCAGCGGTCCGGGGGGCCAACACGTGAACAAGACCGAATCGGCCGTCCGGCTGACGCACCTGGCCACGGGCATCGTGGTCCAGTGTCAGGACGAAAAGAGCCAGCACAAGAATCTGGCCAAGGCGCTGCGGGTGTTGAAGACGCGGCTGTACGAGCACTTCCGCCAGCAGGAAGAGTCCAAGCGGTCGGAAGCGCGCAAGACGCTGGTCGGCTCGGGAGACCGGAGCGAACGGATTCGCACGTACAACTATCCCGAGAATCGGATCACCGACCACCGCATCAATCTGTCGCTGTACAAGCTGGACCAGGTGCTCGGCGGCAATCTGACGCCGGTGACCCAGGCCTTGATCGACTACGACCGCGATCAACTGCGGTCGCAATTCGGCGCGGTGGAGTAAAATGCCCGACGAATCGTGGACCATCGGCCGGCTGCTGCGCTGGACCAGCGAGTATTTCGGCAAGCAGGGCGCGGACAGTCCGCGGCTCGACGCCGAAGTCCTCTTGGCCCACGCGCTCGCTTGCCAGCGGATCGCCCTCTACACGCGGTTTGACGAAGAGCCGCCCGAAGCGTCGCGAACCGCCTATCGCGAGATGGTCAAGCAGCGCGCCGCCGGTCAGCCGGTCGCCTACCTGGTCGGCAAACGCGAGTTTTATTCGCTGTCGTTTCGGGTTTCGTCCGACGTGCTGGTGCCGCGCCCCGAGACCGAGTTCATCGTCGTGCAACTGTTGGACCTGGCCAAGCAGCACACGTCGAACGGCGCGCCGCCGGCAATTGCCGACGTGGGGACGGGAAGCGGCATTCTGGCGGTCTGCGCCGCCAAGTATCTGCCGACGGCCCGCGTGACGGCCATCGACATCAGCCCCGCGGCCTTGACCATCGCGCAAG
This region includes:
- the prfA gene encoding peptide chain release factor 1; translation: MNIREELDKKLDRYEEIDRLLIDPAVLSDSNKLAALSRERGSLNKVASKYKRFKDLVQQIAEANEMVAGGDKDLRELAEAELPGLRDEREALWNELLEMTAGGDDANRTRCVFEIRAGTGGEEAGLWARDLYDMYKKYIEANGWKVEILDMNATELGGFKQLVLGISGEGSYRVLQYESGGHRVQRVPETEAKGRLQTSMATVAVMPEPEDVEIDLKPDDYRKDLFCASGPGGQHVNKTESAVRLTHLATGIVVQCQDEKSQHKNLAKALRVLKTRLYEHFRQQEESKRSEARKTLVGSGDRSERIRTYNYPENRITDHRINLSLYKLDQVLGGNLTPVTQALIDYDRDQLRSQFGAVE
- the prmC gene encoding peptide chain release factor N(5)-glutamine methyltransferase; translation: MPDESWTIGRLLRWTSEYFGKQGADSPRLDAEVLLAHALACQRIALYTRFDEEPPEASRTAYREMVKQRAAGQPVAYLVGKREFYSLSFRVSSDVLVPRPETEFIVVQLLDLAKQHTSNGAPPAIADVGTGSGILAVCAAKYLPTARVTAIDISPAALTIAQENAAAHGVGERIEFVESDLFAQVPAGRQFDFVLSNPPYIRTSEMAELPRDVRDFEPHLALAAGERGLDVIERLVPQAAERLRPGGWLLMEISPQIEADVLGLIEADGRLAAHPTVRDSRNLPRVIQARRQ